Proteins from a genomic interval of Kozakia baliensis:
- a CDS encoding cytochrome b, whose product MPYSTPDITDSLLRYDRPTIILHWMTAFLVLLQFALGETWNWPTKPVHHLMVVAHLTAGILLTAIMVFRIVWRLTKGRHLSDLLVPVDRVFALGAEYTLYVLLLAEILLGYLWRWGAGVLSH is encoded by the coding sequence ATGCCTTATTCAACGCCGGACATCACAGATAGCCTGCTGCGTTACGACAGGCCGACGATCATCCTTCACTGGATGACGGCCTTTCTGGTGCTGCTTCAGTTTGCTCTTGGCGAAACCTGGAACTGGCCAACAAAACCCGTCCATCATCTGATGGTGGTCGCGCATCTGACAGCCGGCATCCTGCTGACCGCAATTATGGTGTTCCGCATTGTCTGGCGTCTGACGAAAGGCCGGCATCTGTCGGACCTTCTCGTGCCTGTGGACCGGGTATTCGCCCTTGGAGCAGAGTACACGCTCTATGTGCTGCTTCTGGCGGAAATCTTGCTGGGCTATCTCTGGCGATGGGGTGCCGGGGTGCTGTCACATTAA